In the Cucumis melo subsp. melo chloroplast, complete genome genome, one interval contains:
- the atpI gene encoding ATP synthase CF0 subunit IV, translating into MNILLCSINTQKGLYDISGVEVGQHLYWQIGGFQVHAQVLITSWVVIAILLGSAIIAVRNPQTIPTDGQNFFEYVLEFIRDVSKTQIGEEYGPWVPFIGTMFLFIFVSNWSGALLPWKIIQLPHGELAAPTNDINTTVALALLTSVAYFYAGLSKKGLSYFGKYIQPTPILLPINILEDFTKPLSLSFRLFGNILADELVVVVLVSLVPLVVPIPVMFLGLFTSGIQALIFATLAAAYIGESMEGHH; encoded by the coding sequence ATGAATATTCTATTATGTTCTATCAACACACAAAAAGGGTTATACGATATATCTGGTGTGGAAGTCGGCCAACACTTGTATTGGCAAATAGGAGGTTTCCAAGTCCATGCCCAAGTACTTATTACTTCTTGGGTTGTAATTGCTATCTTATTAGGTTCAGCCATTATAGCTGTTCGTAATCCACAAACCATTCCTACTGACGGTCAGAATTTCTTCGAATATGTCCTTGAATTCATTCGAGACGTGAGCAAAACTCAGATTGGCGAAGAATATGGTCCATGGGTTCCCTTTATTGGAACTATGTTTCTATTTATTTTTGTTTCGAATTGGTCAGGAGCTCTTTTACCTTGGAAAATCATACAGTTACCTCACGGAGAGTTAGCCGCACCCACAAATGATATAAATACTACTGTTGCTTTAGCTTTACTCACATCAGTAGCATATTTTTATGCGGGTCTTAGCAAAAAAGGATTAAGTTATTTCGGTAAATACATTCAACCAACTCCAATCCTTTTACCCATTAACATCTTAGAAGATTTCACAAAACCCTTATCACTTAGTTTTCGACTTTTCGGAAATATATTAGCTGATGAATTAGTAGTTGTTGTTCTTGTTTCTTTAGTACCTTTAGTAGTTCCTATACCTGTTATGTTCCTTGGATTATTTACAAGTGGTATTCAAGCTCTTATTTTTGCAACTTTAGCTGCAGCTTATATAGGCGAATCCATGGAGGGTCATCATTGA
- the rps2 gene encoding ribosomal protein S2 — protein sequence MTRRYWNIHLGEMMEAGVHFGHGTRKWNPRMAPYISAKRKGIHIINLTQTARFLSEACDLVFDAATRGKQFLIVGTKNKAADSVARAATRTRCHYVNKKWLGGMLTNWSTTETRLHKFRDLRTEQKTGGLNRLPKRDAAMLKRQLSHLQTYLGGIKYMTGLPDVVIIVDQQEEYRALQECITLGIPTICLIDTNCDPDLADIAIPANDDAIASIRLILNKLVFAISEGRSSSIRNS from the coding sequence ATGACAAGAAGATATTGGAACATCCATTTGGGAGAGATGATGGAGGCAGGAGTTCATTTTGGTCATGGTACTAGGAAATGGAATCCTAGAATGGCACCTTATATCTCTGCAAAACGTAAAGGTATTCATATTATAAATCTTACTCAAACTGCTCGTTTTTTATCAGAAGCTTGTGATTTAGTTTTTGATGCAGCAACTAGGGGCAAACAATTCTTAATTGTTGGTACCAAAAATAAAGCAGCGGATTCAGTAGCCCGGGCTGCAACAAGGACTCGGTGTCATTATGTTAATAAAAAATGGCTCGGGGGGATGTTAACAAATTGGTCTACTACAGAAACGAGACTTCATAAGTTCAGGGACTTGAGAACGGAACAAAAGACGGGGGGACTCAACCGTCTTCCGAAAAGGGATGCCGCTATGTTGAAGAGACAATTATCTCACTTGCAAACATATCTGGGCGGGATTAAATATATGACGGGGTTACCCGATGTTGTAATAATCGTTGATCAACAAGAAGAATATCGGGCTCTTCAAGAATGTATCACGTTGGGAATTCCAACTATTTGTTTAATTGATACAAATTGTGACCCCGATCTCGCAGATATTGCGATTCCAGCGAATGATGATGCTATAGCTTCAATCCGATTAATTCTTAACAAATTAGTATTTGCAATTTCGGAGGGTCGTTCTAGCTCTATACGAAATTCTTGA
- the rpoC2 gene encoding RNA polymerase beta'' subunit, with protein MEVLMAERADLVFHNKVIDGTAIKRLISRLIDHFGMAYTSHILDQLKTLGFQQATATSISLGIDDLLTIPSKGWLVQDAEQQSLILEKHHHYGNVHAVEKLRQSIEIWYATSEYLRQEMNPNFRMTDPFNPVHIMSFSGARGNASQVHQLVGMRGLMSDPQGQMIDLPIQSNLREGLSLTEYIISCYGARKGVVDTAVRTSDAGYLTRRLVEVVQHIVVRRTDCGTIRGILVSPGNRMIPERIFIQTLIGRVLADDIYMGPRCIGVRNQDIGIGLINRFITFQTQPISIRTPFTCRSTSWICRLCYGRSPTHGDLVELGEAVGIIAGQSIGEPGTQLTLRTFHTGGVFTGGTAEHIRASSNGKIKFNENLVHPTRTRHGHPAFLCYIDLYVTIESEDIIHNVTIPPKSLLLVQNDQYVESEQVIAEIRAGTYTLNLKERVRKHIYSDSEGEMHWSTDVYHAPEFTYSNVHLLPKTSHLWILSGGSCGCSVVPFSLYKDQDQINVHSLCVERRYISSLSVNNDKVGQKFYGPDLSGKNESGIPDYSELNPILCTGQSNLTYPAIFHGNSDLLAKRRRNGFIIQFESLQEREKELRPPSGISIEIPINGLFRRNSILAFFDDPQYRRNSSGITKYGTIGVHSILKKEDLIEYRGVKDFKPKYQMQMKVDRFFFIPEEVHILPESSSIMVRNNSIIGVATRLTLSIRSRVGGLVRVEKKKKRIELKIFSGDIHFPGEMDKISRHNGILIPPERVKKNSKKSKKSKNWIYVQWITPTKKKYFVFVRPVIIYELADGINLVKLFPQDLLQERDNLELRVVNYILYGNGKPIRGISGTSIQLVRTCLLLNWDRDKKSSSIEDARASFVEVSTNGLVRNFLRIDLGKSDTAYMRKRKDPSGSGLIFNNESDRTNINPFFSIYSKTRVPQSPSQNQGTIRTLFNRNKERQSLIILSASNCLQMDLFNDVKDYNVIKESSKKDPLISIRNSLGPLGAAPQIVNFYSFYDLITHNPISLTKYLQLDNLKQTFQVLKYYLMDENGGIFNSDPCSNIVFNTFNLNWHFLHHNYHNNYCEETPTRTRISLGHFFFENVCIAKNRPHLKSGQIIIVEVDSVVIRSAKPYLATSGATVHRHYGEMLYEGDTLVTFIYEKSRSGDITQGLPKVEQVLEVRSIDSISMSLEKRIEGWNERITRILGIPWGFLIGSELTIVQSRISLVNKIQKVYRSQGVEIHNRHIEIIVRQITSKVLVSEDGMSNVFSPGELIGLLRAERTGRALEEAICYRAVLLGITKASLNTQSFISEASFQETARVLAKAALRGRIDWLRGLKENVVLGGMIPVGTGFRELAHRSRQHNNIPLEPPPKKIFEGEMRDILFHHKELFDFFISTNLHDTSEQAFLGFNDS; from the coding sequence ATGGAGGTACTTATGGCGGAACGGGCCGATCTGGTCTTTCACAATAAAGTGATAGATGGAACTGCCATTAAACGACTTATTAGCAGATTAATAGATCACTTCGGAATGGCATATACATCACACATCCTGGATCAACTAAAGACTCTGGGGTTCCAGCAGGCCACTGCTACATCCATTTCATTAGGAATTGATGATCTTTTAACAATCCCTTCTAAGGGATGGCTAGTCCAAGATGCTGAACAACAAAGTTTGATTTTGGAAAAACACCATCATTATGGAAACGTACACGCAGTAGAAAAATTACGCCAGTCCATTGAGATATGGTATGCTACAAGTGAATATTTGCGACAAGAAATGAATCCTAATTTTAGGATGACTGACCCTTTTAATCCAGTCCATATAATGTCTTTTTCGGGAGCTCGAGGAAATGCATCTCAAGTACACCAATTAGTAGGTATGAGAGGATTAATGTCAGATCCACAAGGACAAATGATTGATTTACCCATTCAAAGCAATTTACGTGAGGGGCTGTCCTTAACGGAATATATAATTTCTTGCTACGGAGCGCGGAAAGGAGTTGTGGATACTGCTGTACGAACATCGGATGCTGGATATCTTACACGTAGACTTGTTGAAGTAGTTCAACACATTGTTGTACGTAGAACCGATTGTGGAACCATCCGAGGGATTTTAGTGAGTCCTGGAAATAGGATGATTCCGGAAAGAATTTTTATCCAAACATTAATTGGTCGTGTATTAGCGGACGATATATATATGGGCCCGCGATGCATTGGTGTTCGAAATCAAGATATTGGTATTGGACTTATTAATCGATTCATAACCTTTCAAACCCAACCAATATCTATTCGGACTCCCTTTACTTGTAGGAGTACATCTTGGATCTGCCGATTATGTTATGGACGAAGTCCTACTCACGGGGACCTGGTAGAATTGGGAGAAGCCGTAGGTATTATTGCGGGTCAATCTATTGGAGAACCGGGTACTCAACTAACATTAAGAACTTTTCATACCGGCGGAGTATTCACAGGGGGGACTGCAGAACATATACGAGCTTCTTCTAATGGCAAAATCAAATTCAATGAGAATTTGGTTCATCCCACACGTACACGCCATGGGCATCCTGCTTTTTTATGTTATATAGACTTGTATGTAACTATTGAGAGTGAGGATATTATACATAACGTCACTATTCCACCAAAAAGTTTACTTTTAGTTCAAAATGATCAATATGTAGAATCAGAACAAGTGATTGCTGAGATTCGCGCGGGAACATACACTCTTAATTTAAAAGAGAGAGTTCGAAAACATATTTATTCTGACTCAGAGGGAGAAATGCATTGGAGTACCGACGTGTACCATGCACCCGAATTTACATATAGTAATGTCCATCTCTTACCAAAAACAAGTCATTTATGGATATTATCAGGAGGTTCGTGCGGATGCAGTGTAGTCCCTTTTTCACTCTACAAGGATCAAGATCAAATTAACGTTCATTCTCTTTGTGTCGAAAGAAGATATATTTCTAGCCTTTCAGTAAATAATGATAAAGTGGGACAAAAATTTTATGGTCCGGATCTCTCTGGTAAAAACGAAAGCGGAATTCCTGATTATTCAGAACTTAATCCAATCCTATGTACGGGTCAATCTAATCTCACATATCCTGCTATTTTCCACGGTAATTCTGATTTATTGGCAAAGAGGCGAAGAAATGGATTCATCATTCAATTTGAATCACTTCAAGAACGAGAAAAAGAACTACGACCCCCTTCCGGTATTTCGATTGAAATACCCATAAATGGTCTTTTTCGTAGAAATAGTATTCTTGCTTTTTTCGATGATCCTCAATACAGAAGAAATAGTTCAGGAATTACTAAATATGGGACTATAGGGGTGCATTCAATCCTCAAAAAAGAGGATTTGATTGAGTATCGAGGAGTCAAAGACTTTAAGCCAAAATACCAAATGCAAATGAAAGTGGATCGATTTTTTTTCATTCCCGAGGAAGTGCATATTTTACCAGAATCTTCTTCCATAATGGTACGGAACAATAGTATCATTGGAGTAGCTACACGACTAACTTTAAGTATAAGAAGCCGAGTAGGTGGATTGGTCCGAGTGGAGAAAAAAAAAAAAAGGATTGAACTCAAAATATTTTCTGGAGATATACATTTTCCTGGAGAGATGGATAAGATATCCCGACACAATGGCATCTTGATACCACCAGAAAGAGTAAAAAAAAATTCTAAGAAATCAAAAAAATCGAAAAATTGGATTTATGTCCAGTGGATCACACCTACCAAGAAAAAGTATTTTGTTTTTGTTCGACCTGTAATCATATATGAACTAGCCGACGGTATCAATTTAGTAAAACTTTTCCCACAGGATCTATTGCAAGAAAGGGATAATCTGGAGCTTAGAGTTGTCAATTATATACTTTATGGAAATGGAAAACCAATTCGGGGAATTTCTGGCACAAGCATTCAATTAGTTCGGACTTGTTTATTGTTGAATTGGGACCGAGACAAAAAAAGCTCTTCTATCGAAGACGCGCGCGCTTCCTTTGTTGAAGTAAGTACAAATGGTCTGGTTCGAAATTTCCTACGAATAGACTTAGGGAAATCCGATACTGCGTATATGAGAAAAAGGAAAGATCCGTCAGGTTCAGGATTGATCTTTAATAATGAGTCAGATCGCACGAATATCAATCCATTTTTTTCTATTTATTCCAAGACAAGGGTTCCACAATCTCCGAGTCAAAATCAAGGAACTATTCGTACGTTGTTCAATAGAAATAAGGAACGCCAATCTTTGATAATTTTGTCAGCATCGAATTGTTTGCAAATGGATCTATTCAACGATGTAAAAGATTATAATGTCATAAAAGAATCAAGTAAAAAGGATCCTCTAATTTCAATTAGGAATTCGTTAGGACCTTTAGGGGCGGCCCCTCAAATTGTGAATTTTTATTCATTTTATGACTTAATAACTCATAATCCGATCTCCCTAACTAAATATTTGCAACTTGACAATTTAAAACAGACTTTTCAAGTACTTAAATATTATTTAATGGATGAAAACGGGGGGATTTTCAATTCCGATCCATGCAGTAACATCGTTTTCAATACATTTAATTTGAATTGGCATTTTCTGCATCATAATTATCACAATAATTATTGTGAAGAAACACCTACAAGAACAAGAATTAGTCTTGGACATTTTTTTTTTGAAAATGTATGTATAGCCAAAAATAGACCACACCTAAAATCGGGTCAAATTATAATTGTTGAAGTTGATTCTGTAGTAATAAGATCAGCTAAGCCTTATTTGGCCACTTCAGGAGCAACTGTTCATCGCCATTATGGCGAAATGCTTTACGAAGGAGATACTTTAGTTACATTTATATATGAAAAATCACGATCTGGTGATATAACGCAGGGTCTTCCAAAAGTCGAACAAGTATTAGAAGTGCGTTCGATTGATTCAATATCGATGAGCCTAGAAAAGAGAATTGAGGGTTGGAACGAGCGTATAACAAGAATTCTTGGAATTCCTTGGGGATTTTTGATTGGTTCTGAACTAACGATAGTGCAAAGTCGTATCTCTTTGGTTAATAAGATCCAAAAGGTTTATCGATCCCAGGGGGTGGAGATCCATAATAGACATATCGAAATTATTGTACGTCAAATAACATCAAAAGTCTTGGTTTCAGAAGATGGAATGTCTAATGTTTTTTCACCTGGAGAACTCATTGGGTTGTTACGAGCGGAACGAACAGGGCGTGCTTTGGAAGAAGCGATCTGTTACCGAGCCGTATTATTGGGAATAACGAAAGCATCTCTAAATACTCAAAGTTTCATATCGGAAGCAAGTTTTCAAGAAACTGCTCGAGTTTTAGCAAAAGCCGCCCTCCGAGGTCGTATCGATTGGTTGAGAGGTTTGAAAGAGAACGTTGTTCTAGGAGGAATGATACCAGTTGGTACCGGATTCAGAGAATTAGCGCACCGTTCGAGGCAACATAACAATATTCCTTTAGAACCCCCCCCAAAAAAAATTTTCGAGGGGGAAATGAGAGATATTTTGTTCCACCACAAAGAATTATTTGATTTTTTCATTTCAACGAATTTACATGATACATCAGAACAAGCATTTCTAGGATTTAATGATTCATAA
- the rpoC1 gene encoding RNA polymerase beta, translating to MIDRYKHQQLRIGLVSPQQISAWANKTLPNGEIVGEVTKPYTFHYKTNKPEKDGLFCERIFGPIKSGICACGNYRVIGDKKEDSKFCEQCGVEFVDSRIRRYQMGYIKLACPVTHVWYLKRLPSYIANLLDKPLKELEGLVYCDFSFARPIAKKPTFLRLRGSFEYEIQSWKYSIPLFFTTQGFDTFRNREISTGAGAIREQLADLDLRLIIDYSLVEWKELGEEGPACNEWEDRKVGRRKDFLVRRMELAKHFIRTNIEPEWMVLCLLPVLPPELRPIIQIDGGKLMSSDINELYRRVIYRNNTLIDLLTTSRSTPGELVMCQEKLVQEAVDTLLDNGIRGQPMRDGHNKVYKSFSDVIEGKEGRFRETLLGKRVDYSGRSVIVVGPSLSLHRCGLPREIAIELFQTFLIRGLIRQHFASNIGVAKSKIREKEPIVWEILQEVMQGHPVLLNRAPTLHRLGIQAFQPILVEGRAICLHPLVCKGFNADFDGDQMAVHVPLSLEAQAEARLLMFSHMNLLSSAIGDPISVPTQDMLIGLYVLTSGNRRGICANRYNPSNRKNHKNAKIYNNNYKYTKEPFFCNSYDAIGAYRQKRINLDSPLWLRWRLDQRVIASREAPIEVHYESLGTHHEIYGYYLIVKSIKKEILCIYIRTTVGHISLYREIEEAIQGFCRACSYGT from the exons ATGATCGATCGGTATAAACATCAACAACTCCGAATTGGATTAGTTTCTCCTCAACAAATAAGTGCTTGGGCCAATAAAACCCTACCGAATGGCGAGATAGTTGGAGAGGTAACAAAACCCTATACTTTTCATTACAAAACCAATAAACCTGAAAAAGATGGATTATTTTGTGAAAGAATTTTTGGGCCTATAAAAAGCGGGATTTGTGCTTGTGGAAATTATCGAGTAATCGGAGATAAAAAAGAAGATTCGAAATTTTGTGAACAATGCGGAGTCGAATTTGTTGATTCTCGGATACGAAGATATCAAATGGGCTATATTAAACTGGCATGCCCAGTAACCCATGTGTGGTATTTAAAACGTCTTCCTAGTTATATCGCGAATCTTTTAGATAAACCTCTTAAAGAATTAGAAGGCTTAGTATATTGCGAT TTTTCTTTTGCTAGGCCTATAGCTAAAAAACCTACTTTCTTACGATTACGGGGTTCATTCGAATATGAAATCCAATCCTGGAAATACAGCATCCCACTTTTTTTTACTACCCAAGGCTTCGATACATTTCGAAATCGAGAAATTTCTACTGGAGCAGGGGCTATACGAGAACAATTAGCCGATCTGGATTTGCGACTTATTATAGATTATTCGTTGGTAGAATGGAAAGAATTAGGCGAAGAAGGACCCGCATGTAATGAATGGGAAGATCGAAAAGTTGGAAGAAGAAAGGATTTTTTGGTTAGACGTATGGAATTAGCTAAGCATTTTATTCGAACAAATATAGAACCCGAATGGATGGTTTTATGTCTATTACCTGTTCTTCCTCCCGAGTTGAGACCGATCATTCAGATAGATGGGGGTAAACTAATGAGCTCGGATATTAATGAACTCTATAGAAGAGTTATATATCGGAACAATACTCTTATTGATCTATTAACAACAAGTAGATCTACGCCAGGAGAATTAGTAATGTGTCAGGAGAAATTGGTACAAGAAGCCGTGGATACACTTCTTGATAATGGAATCCGCGGACAACCAATGAGGGATGGCCATAATAAGGTTTACAAGTCGTTTTCCGATGTAATTGAAGGCAAAGAGGGAAGATTTCGGGAGACTCTGCTTGGCAAACGGGTCGATTATTCAGGACGTTCTGTGATTGTTGTAGGGCCTTCACTTTCATTACATCGATGTGGATTGCCTCGCGAAATCGCAATAGAGCTTTTCCAGACATTTTTAATTCGTGGTCTAATTCGACAACATTTTGCTTCGAACATAGGAGTTGCTAAGAGTAAAATTCGGGAAAAAGAACCCATTGTATGGGAAATACTTCAGGAAGTTATGCAGGGGCATCCCGTATTGCTAAATAGAGCGCCTACTCTGCATAGATTAGGCATCCAGGCCTTCCAACCTATTTTAGTGGAAGGACGTGCTATTTGTTTACATCCATTAGTTTGTAAGGGATTCAATGCAGACTTTGATGGGGATCAAATGGCTGTTCATGTACCTTTATCTTTGGAGGCTCAAGCAGAGGCGCGTTTACTTATGTTTTCTCATATGAATCTCCTGTCTTCAGCTATTGGGGATCCCATTTCTGTACCAACTCAAGATATGCTTATTGGACTCTATGTATTAACGAGCGGGAATCGCCGAGGTATTTGTGCAAATCGGTATAATCCATCTAATCGCAAAAATCATAAAAATGCAAAAATTTACAATAATAACTATAAATATACGAAAGAACCCTTTTTTTGTAATTCCTATGATGCAATTGGAGCTTATCGCCAGAAAAGGATCAATTTAGATAGTCCTTTGTGGCTCCGATGGCGACTAGATCAACGCGTTATTGCTTCAAGAGAAGCCCCTATCGAAGTTCACTATGAATCTTTGGGTACCCATCATGAGATTTATGGGTACTATCTAATAGTAAAAAGTATAAAAAAAGAAATTCTTTGTATATACATTCGAACCACTGTTGGTCATATTTCTCTTTATCGAGAAATCGAAGAGGCTATACAAGGATTTTGCCGGGCCTGCTCATATGGTACCTAA
- the rpoB gene encoding RNA polymerase beta subunit, whose protein sequence is MLGGGNERMSTIPAFNQIQFEGFCRFIDHGLTEELSKFPKIEDTDQEIEFQLFVETYKLVEPLIKERDAVYESLTYSSELYVSAGLIWKTRRDMQEQTILIGNIPLMNSLGTSIVNGLYRIVISQILQSPGIYYRSELDHNGISVYTGTIISDWGGRLELEIDRKARIWARVSRKQKISILVLSSAMGSNLREILENVCYPEIFLSFLNDKEKKKIRSKENAILEFYQQFSCVGGDPVFSESLCKELQKKFFQQRCELGRIGRRNLNQRLNLDIPENNTFLLQRDILAAADHLIGLKFGMGTLDDMNHLKNKRIRSVADLLQDQFGLALVRLENMVRGTICGAIRHKLIPTPQNLVTSTPLTTTFESFFGLHPLSQVLDRTNPLTQIVHGRKLSYLGPGGLTGRTASFRIRDIHPSHYGRICPIDTSEGINVGLIGSLAIHARIGDWGSLETPFYEISERLKKVRMLYLSPSRDEYYMVATGNSLALNPGIQEEQIVPARYRQEFLTIEWEQVHLRSIFPFQYFSIGASLIPFIEHNDANRALMSSNMQRQAVPLSRSEKCIVGTGLERQVARDSGVAAIAEHGGKIIYTDTDKIIFSGNGYTRRIPLVMYQRSNKNTCMQQKSQVHQGKCIKKGQILADGAATVGGELALGKNVLVAYMPWEGYNFEDAVLISERLIYEDIYTSFHIRKYEIQTHVTSHGPERITNEIPHLEARLLCNLDKNGIVMLGSWVETGDILVGKLTPQMSKESSYAPEDRLLRAILGIQVSTSKETCLKLPIGGRGRVIDVRWIQKKGGSSYNPEMIRVYISQKREIKVGDKVAGRHGNKGIVSKILPREDMPYLQNGRPVDMVFNPLGVPSRMNVGQIFECSLGLAGSLLDRHYRIVPFDERYEQEASRKLVFSELYEASKQTASPWVFEPEYPGKSRIFDGRTGNPFEQPVIIGKPYILKLIHQVDDKIHGRSSGHYALVTQQPLRGRAKQGGQRVGEMEVWALEGFGVAHILQEMLTYKSDHIRARQEVLGTTIIGGTIPKPEDTPESFRLLVRELRSLALELNHFLVSEKNFQINRKEA, encoded by the coding sequence ATGCTTGGGGGTGGAAATGAGAGAATGTCTACAATACCTGCGTTTAATCAGATACAATTTGAAGGGTTTTGTAGGTTCATTGATCATGGCTTAACAGAAGAACTTTCTAAGTTTCCAAAAATTGAAGATACAGATCAAGAAATTGAATTTCAATTATTTGTGGAAACATATAAATTGGTAGAACCATTGATAAAAGAAAGAGATGCTGTATATGAATCACTCACATATTCTTCTGAATTATACGTATCCGCAGGATTAATTTGGAAAACCCGTAGGGATATGCAAGAACAAACAATTTTGATTGGAAACATTCCTCTAATGAATTCCCTGGGAACTTCTATAGTAAATGGACTATACAGAATTGTCATCAGTCAAATATTGCAAAGCCCCGGTATCTATTACCGGTCAGAATTGGACCATAACGGAATTTCGGTCTATACCGGCACCATAATATCTGATTGGGGAGGAAGATTAGAATTAGAGATTGATCGAAAAGCAAGGATATGGGCTCGTGTGAGTAGGAAACAGAAAATATCTATTCTAGTTCTATCATCAGCTATGGGTTCGAATCTAAGAGAAATTCTCGAGAATGTTTGCTACCCTGAAATTTTTTTGTCTTTCCTGAATGATAAGGAGAAAAAAAAAATTAGATCAAAAGAAAATGCCATTTTGGAGTTTTATCAACAATTTTCTTGTGTAGGCGGAGATCCGGTATTTTCTGAATCCTTATGTAAGGAATTACAAAAGAAATTCTTTCAACAAAGATGTGAATTAGGAAGGATTGGTCGACGAAATCTGAACCAGAGACTTAATCTTGATATACCTGAGAACAATACATTTTTGTTACAGCGAGATATATTGGCAGCTGCAGATCATTTGATTGGACTTAAATTTGGAATGGGTACACTTGACGATATGAATCATTTGAAAAATAAACGGATTCGTTCTGTTGCGGATCTCTTACAAGATCAATTCGGATTGGCTCTAGTTCGTTTAGAAAATATGGTTAGAGGAACTATATGTGGAGCAATTAGGCATAAATTAATACCGACTCCTCAGAATTTGGTAACTTCAACTCCATTAACAACCACATTTGAATCTTTTTTCGGATTACACCCATTATCTCAAGTTTTAGATCGAACTAATCCATTGACACAAATAGTTCATGGGCGAAAATTGAGTTATTTGGGCCCAGGAGGATTGACAGGGCGAACTGCTAGTTTTCGGATACGAGATATCCATCCTAGTCATTATGGACGCATTTGCCCAATTGACACGTCTGAAGGAATTAATGTTGGACTTATTGGATCATTAGCAATTCATGCAAGGATTGGTGATTGGGGATCTCTCGAAACTCCATTTTATGAAATTTCAGAGAGATTAAAAAAAGTGCGGATGCTTTATTTATCACCAAGTCGAGATGAATACTATATGGTAGCGACAGGAAATTCTTTGGCACTGAATCCAGGTATTCAGGAAGAACAGATTGTTCCAGCTCGATACCGTCAAGAATTCTTGACTATTGAATGGGAACAAGTTCATCTTCGAAGTATTTTTCCCTTCCAATATTTTTCTATTGGAGCTTCCCTCATTCCTTTTATCGAACATAATGATGCGAATCGTGCTTTAATGAGTTCTAATATGCAACGTCAAGCAGTCCCGCTTTCTCGGTCCGAAAAGTGCATTGTTGGAACTGGGTTGGAACGCCAAGTGGCTCGAGATTCAGGGGTTGCCGCTATAGCCGAACACGGGGGAAAGATCATTTATACCGATACTGACAAGATCATTTTTTCGGGCAATGGATATACTCGAAGAATTCCATTAGTTATGTATCAACGTTCTAACAAAAATACTTGTATGCAGCAAAAATCCCAGGTTCACCAGGGTAAATGCATTAAAAAAGGGCAAATTTTAGCGGACGGTGCTGCTACAGTTGGTGGTGAACTTGCTTTGGGCAAAAACGTATTAGTAGCTTATATGCCATGGGAAGGTTACAATTTTGAAGATGCGGTACTAATTAGCGAGCGTTTGATATATGAAGATATTTATACTTCTTTCCACATACGGAAATATGAAATTCAAACTCATGTGACAAGCCACGGACCTGAAAGAATCACTAACGAAATACCACATCTAGAAGCCCGCTTACTCTGTAATTTAGACAAAAATGGAATTGTTATGCTGGGATCGTGGGTGGAGACGGGCGATATTTTAGTAGGTAAATTAACGCCTCAGATGTCGAAAGAATCATCGTATGCCCCGGAAGATAGATTATTACGAGCCATACTTGGCATTCAGGTATCCACTTCAAAAGAAACCTGTCTAAAACTACCTATCGGCGGTAGGGGTCGAGTTATTGATGTGAGATGGATCCAGAAAAAAGGGGGTTCGAGTTATAATCCAGAAATGATTCGTGTATATATTTCACAGAAACGTGAAATCAAAGTAGGCGATAAGGTAGCGGGAAGACATGGAAATAAAGGTATTGTTTCAAAAATTTTGCCTAGAGAAGATATGCCTTATTTGCAAAATGGAAGACCTGTTGATATGGTTTTCAATCCATTAGGAGTCCCCTCACGAATGAATGTAGGACAGATATTTGAGTGCTCACTCGGGTTAGCGGGGAGTTTGCTAGATAGACATTATCGAATAGTACCTTTTGATGAGAGATATGAACAAGAGGCTTCTAGAAAACTAGTCTTTTCTGAATTATATGAAGCCAGTAAGCAAACAGCGAGTCCATGGGTATTTGAACCCGAGTATCCGGGAAAAAGCAGAATATTTGATGGAAGAACGGGAAATCCTTTTGAACAACCTGTTATAATAGGAAAGCCTTATATCTTGAAATTAATTCATCAAGTTGATGATAAAATACACGGACGTTCCAGTGGACATTATGCACTTGTTACACAACAACCCCTTAGAGGAAGGGCCAAGCAAGGTGGACAACGGGTGGGAGAAATGGAGGTTTGGGCTCTAGAAGGATTTGGTGTTGCTCATATTTTACAAGAGATGCTTACTTATAAATCTGATCATATTAGAGCTCGGCAAGAAGTACTTGGTACTACGATCATTGGAGGAACAATACCTAAACCTGAGGATACTCCAGAATCTTTTCGATTGCTCGTTCGAGAATTACGATCTTTGGCTTTGGAACTGAATCATTTCCTTGTATCTGAGAAGAACTTCCAGATTAATAGGAAGGAAGCTTAA
- the petN gene encoding cytochrome b6/f complex subunit VIII: protein MHMDMVSLAWAALMVVFTFSLSLVVWGRSGL from the coding sequence ATTCACATGGATATGGTAAGTCTCGCTTGGGCTGCTTTAATGGTAGTCTTTACATTTTCTCTTTCCCTCGTAGTATGGGGAAGAAGTGGACTCTAG